The genome window tttttaccgttgaagattaAGCCGTTAAAGATTTTTGCCGTGTAAGATTTACTGTTGAAGTTATTAACGCTGAAGATTTTAGCCGTGTAAGATCTGCCGCAGAAGATATGCTGTAGCTGTAGAATTGCCACAGAAGATTTACCGTAGAAGATTTACCGTAGAAGATTTACAGttgagttagatatatatcactcGGCCATACTCGACAGTTAAAGATAAAGTTTGTATTACCGTTGAAGTTTTTTTCCATGTAAGATTTGCCGTTAAAGGTTTTTGCCTTGTAAGATTTGCCGTTGAAGATTTAGTTCACACAGAAGGTACGTATCATGCGCATGCGCAATGACCTTGTATTAATGACTTAGGTAATACAAaataacagagacctatatgtTTATAACTGCCTATTATAGGTCTCTGATAGTAATAACACTGAGAGTGATTTATCAAACACGAATATAATTGATTTAGGTAATTATGAATCGAACATAACATAGAATAAGTTGATGAGTTCATGagattatacatgtaaacatttccCTTTGTTGTGATGGTCACGTGCAGGTCGATATATCACACATAATTGCATTTTTTCCTTGACCAATCGCTAACTGCAGTACACATCgatttttatacccccgcaacgaatTTAGGGACCGATTCCAATGAgacttcacacacatatatatgatcatgtgtagatgtgcatgccactttcgttttctcaaaattatggttgctatggcaagtggtcactataaacaggttttctgataagaaccataacttttagtttgtccggacaactcctcctaaaccgaagggccgatttcaattaaacttcactcaaatatagaggaccatgtgaaGATGTACATGCgacttttttttctctcaaaattatggttgctatggcaactggtcactataaacaggttttctggtAAGAACCATAACtataagtttgtccggacaactcctcctaaaccgaaggcccaatttcaatgaaacttcacacaaatatagaggacaatgtatagatgtgcatgccactttctttttctcaaaagtatggttgctatggcaactggtcactataaacaggttttccgataagaactaTAACTtttaagattgtccggacaactcctcctaaacggaagggccaatttcaatgaaacttcacacaaatatagaggaccatatgcagatgtgcatctcactttcttttcctcaaaattatggttgctatggcaactggtcactatattactgggttatcttagttagcctctaataaGGGTTCCAATctaccattgactcgtgcagattgcgggggtattagtcagccatcctggcgacagttctagttaataTTGCATGTCGATAATGAGAATTTGGTAAAGAAAAATACTTGTAAATCCTTCGAAAACGATATTAAAGGCAGAGATTAGGTCAAtttgtgtatgttggtgttatcCGGGCCATTGCCagtatcaattaattttgtCCAGGCATGGCTTCAACAGCTAGCTCCTTAAGGTCTAATTTACACTGTAGGGGAAACACACACGTGTGCCTGTGGTCTACAGTATAGTGAAGGGACAAGTCCTGTCTGTGTTTGTGGACAAACCTGTCTTTATAGATGTGAATGCAAGAAACTAAAAACCATTAAtcttatttatctatttcatcAAATGACATATTACTGTGGGTTATGATCTCACTAAGGCTGTTTAAAGTACTTTAAACTGACCTCAAGTGACCTAAATTATCTCCTTACTATGCCCTAGTGTTGACAGACACATACCAGCCAGGATACTGGAACTGGGCTAGCCTGGTTTGCTTTCAGATTAAACAATACGGCATTAAAACTGATTTATTTCCAATTTTGCACTCTGTCACTCTCACAATTGTATCACACTTTACATAGTATAATATGAACtgtattcaaaaataaaaatgattttggAGTATAGCATAGTATAATTTCTTTACAatagtttttgtttataatacGTCTTTAATACAAGTTGTGAGTGAAATTTCAGAAGATAATTATGTACACCACATAAATCTTTATTTTCTGAGACATAATACGCATTCAAATGATTTTTCCCCTTAGTGTTACATCAATAAATCCTAAAGAATAATATTGAACTATATGACATGTTGTTTGATAATGTAAGCACACCAGCCAGCTTTGGGTTGCTGACCTGTCACATAAATTTTGCTGTGTAgattctgccctgcaggtagggcgtaagaattgtacttgctgcccccattgcatgatcgtggGGAGTCCGTCCTTTGGACGAGACGCACAGTTCTGAAAACTTTATCTAACTTTATTTGAACTTTTGGAGTGATTTATGGGGCGGAGCAGACTTTGAAACATGTACACTACCAAGCAAATAAATCtaatgtatctgtatgtaggtattatttatcaattatggaTCATGCACCTATTGTTTTGGTCGATATGGTCTTATTCTTGGTATAAAATGGCAATCAAagtataatttattttgaattgttttcaCACATTGAGACAAATAAATAACATTCAacaaatatgttacatttaCTAGCGCGGTTCAGACCATCTGGaaattattgcattttgaccCCTCCTGCTagtgttttaattaatatacagtgATAAATATGACCGCAAACAAGAAAATATTCTTCGTATAGTATTTATAATGTTTCAATTGGGTACAATATCTTTCAAATAATCCATCTTGATATATTGAAATAGTAGAACAGTTTCGAAGTCAAGGGATAAATATGAATCTATCTGCTACCGATTTAAAAATCGATGTGTACTACAGTTAGCGATTGGTCAAGGAAGAAATGGaattatgtgttatatatcgaCCTGCACGTGACCATCACAACAAAGggaaatgtttacatgtataatctCATGAACTCATAAActtattttatgttatgttCGATTCATAATTACctaaatcaattatatttgtgtttgatAAATCACTCTCAGTGTTATTATTACCTATAATAGGcagttataaacatatatgtctctgttattttgtattgtcCAAGTCATTAATAAAAGGTCATTGCGCATGCGCATGATACGTACCTTCTGTGTGAActaaatcttcaacggtaaataTTCTACGgcaaaaatcttcaacggtatATATCTTACACGGCAAAAATCTTTAGCGGCAAAATCTTCAAcgataaaagaaaaaaacctttAACGGCAAATCTTACATGGAAAAATCTTCAAAGGTAATACAAACTTTATCTTTAACTGTCGAGTATGGCagagtgatatatatctaactcaaCTGTAAATCTTCTACGGTAAATCTTCTGCGGCAATTCTACAGCTACAGCATATCTTCCGCGGAAAATCTTACGCGGCACAAATCTTTAACGGTAAAATCTTCAACGGCTTATCTTCAACGGTACGCCAATCTTGCACGCTTTTCATTTTCCGcgcaagtgttattatttcttagTTAAAAATCTTGAACGGAGTCGGGGGTCCCATACGGCTTTCCATACTTTATACATCGTAGTAAGTAAAGCACTAGAGGAAATGGTAGTCGTCTTCGCTGGTTATTTTCTATGAAACACTGTACTAGCACTGTGCCAAAAgtgtaattttcttttgtttatgcATTTTCGCCCTTTTATTTagtataaactttttttttcatacagacaagacaaaatacaagaaatatCGCTTCAAGACTGAGCAGGATCTGGAAACAACCTGTAAAGCTTATGTTAAACCACTTCAAATTGAAATGTACAATATTGGGATGGGCAAGATCAGGAATGCCACAAATGTGCAAAAAGattttttccttttatttctcaatagatttaaaaaaataaaaaaataatatattgtgCTCTGAAGGTACTCACTATGTCCCTGCTTGATAATACCACAGAGAAATTAACGCTTGACACCTTCTGATATTGGCTACAgacaattatacaaatatcatattattaggaacatgtgtgaatttgCTTGTGTACTCATCACTGTTTGTCAACATGTCATCCGATCACAGGTAAGTTGTAAATTGTGAAGTTAGCACAGGTAATCTGTAGGGTTCCTTTGAACTGTAGCCAGGATACTTAAAGTGTACCCCCGGAACGATTTGCTATATTAAGCTTAACAAATGTAATTTAGAATAAAACTGTAAATggcgactttagttttagagtaattgcgatttcgagaaaaacaagaggcccatgggccttaacggtcacctgagatttgaaatatttcagttaatctaattgaccctttttggccccacccatcagtccaagGGGTCTGTcggggccaacatgtgcatgtaaTTAagctttcatcccatgctgataattctAAGAAAGTTGGAATGAATACTTAcggaaatcaaacaaatgcgatttctctatataaactatagcaaagtgagaccccagggtcatggaATTCACAATTTTGCTAAAGCActataagacccttccatctatgaaaagtatttgattctatcttatatgggtattgagaagatttttgaaatttcagtcagtTTCACCATTTTTTAGCCCCGCCcgtcagcccctgggggtcaatcaggaccaacatgtgcataccatcaaactgttataccttgctgataatgttaaccaggttagaatgagtcctaatacaaatccaacaaataattgtcaaaaatgtgatttctctatataaactatagtacagTTTACCCCCTCgccaggggcaaacgtgagaccccagtgTCATggaattcacaattttggtaacgCCGTAAGACCCTTCTAtttatgaaaagtatttgattctatcttatacgggtattgagaagaagatttttgaagtttcagtcaatttgacccttttttatAGCCCGCCcgtcagcccctgggggtcagtcaggaccaacatgtgcataccatcacaAACTGTTATACCATCAACattatcccatgctgataatgttaaccaggttagaatgaattctaatacaaatccaacaaataattgtcaaaaatgtgatttccctatataaactatagtaaagtttacccctttcctaggggcaaacgtgagactcaagggtcatgaaattcacaattttggtaaagcaccgtAAAacccttctatctatgaagagtgtttgattccaccatatctgagagtagagaagaagatttttgaagttttagtcaatctGACCCTTTTaagccccacccctcaggcccctggggggtgaggaccatataattcacaattttagttgaccttCCGCCATAGAAGCTTTatgtcaaatttcattgaattttattaagcggatttggagaagaagtcgaaaatgtaaattatttacggacgcacgacgacggacaaagggCGAtcagaataggtcacttgataCTTTGTTCACCCTATATCCTTCAGTCTTAAGTAAGcaacaacaaattaaaatatcagtttacaaGAATATACGTATATGCAAGTCTGAATattctactgtgtacatataaacatatcaatataacatatcaATACAATATGAGGATGAGAGGAAACATTTCACCCGGTCACTGTCCGTGGTTCTAATCATCTAATCATTAGTATACAAGAAGaatattatattacaaaaaaatgtatctaaatTCAGACAAACGGGAGtgaacatacatacatgtacacgcACTATATGTGAGCACAATAAAATCGCTTACATACATCTAAACCAAAACTTGCAAACACTCTTGCACACACAAAAATGAAAAGTCACGCATGAACCGCTATATATCGATATTGattgtaataatattataaaacaaacacGATACAATATCGAAGGTTATTCATCAACTTTCTAACTTAACGTgcgtaaaatattattttattttaagactgttttcctgtttaaaaaatgtacatCTGATCAATTCATACAGAGCCAATATGAACTTACACCCCTCCCCGAAACTCCCACCCAATGCACACGTAGAAATGCAAGAAATCAATAATAgacatataacatgttttatatcaGTGAAGGCGTAATTATATTCTCATGGAaaacaataagaataaaaaaCTTTTGTATTATACAATTGTCATGCTTCTATTAGCTTCGCCTTTTTAAGTCCGAAAactatttttatatcaatttcacaATAATAGGATAAACACAAGTGAATCGGAACAGATGTTAATCAATTAACATGTCTATCAAATTGTATAAACCCATATCATGCCTTTCAATATGGAGTATGTTAAAATGTGCCTTCGGGTATCTTTTGTTTAAATGCAATTGTAGGGTCTGTATTTCTTTCTGTTATTATAATTGATCAGTTGTACACTAGCGATATTAAATGATTGGAATTCACTTGATGAATTCTGTCTGTGTATTAGGTGACCACCATTTCATAGACGTGGGAGGTCTCCTCTGGACGATGAGTAATAGATGTATATCCAGTGTCCGGGACGGATTGTTCTAAAAGGGAAACATAGATCGAAATAACTAtagaatatacaaatatataataaccataaaacttttatcaaatgaaattaataaaaatactATATAATTAACAAGATGATCAACATTGTTTAATGTTATCCAAAAATAAATTAAGGAATATTCTGTTACTTAATTTCCAGTTGTTCTGTATCTTTTAAAAAGCTCTttcttgtgattttttttatttggttcttaaaatttgttttatatcttTTAACAACTAGAACTTTAAGTAAATGACTAACTATAATACATCCGCTACCTCTAATTTGTTGCCAGTTTACAGAGACAAAGTCTTTTAATTTTGGCCAATTTGAAGCCCCCGTTGTTGCCAATGTGACGGTTGTTTAAAAAAACCCGATGTATTAGATAATCGGCCATCTTTGAATAAAATTGGTTTTAAAACCGATTACCAAACATTGGTTGCAATAAGGTAGAAGTATCGTCAAAAGTAAACAGTTTCTGTcattaaaatatgataattttcaGTCAGAAGTTCATTCAATATTAAAGGATTTGATTTGCTGggtacaaaataaataaataaagaatatcGAAATCACAGAAATGTTTGCAATCGACCGCAACACATATAATCAATTGTTTCGTATCCTTGTGgttcaaaaatatgtttattttaacacTTTTCCCTTTTTCCTTCATACCTGTCGCCTCATCTATCGACTTCTTTCTGTTTTGTCTTTTTCTACAATTAGAAagtataattgtttttaaagcTTAATCGACCCCTGAACAGCCAGATGTAGTTCGAGGCTCTGCCGTTTGAAGTAACACGTCTCCCATCTATACTTccatataaaacatacaaatattcTATTATTGGTAAGCTTGCATTTCTTAATACTTTACAGATAAGCagaatattaaatattgattattCCAGGAGAACGattatcaaattcaaatattacGACATTTTGGTTTCCCGCAATTTAGCTGACTTAATATCAAAAGTATTTGCTGTTTCGGAATATATACGGATGTGACAGCAAACATTTACGTTTGATTTATTTGCTGTATCCTATATCAGGAAAGTGTTTATGCCGTATACTAAACTTGAATGCTTACCGAAGATGGCATATCGCTAAGGCGATCAATGCAGCTACAAGCAGTCCACAAACAACAGCCAAAACAGCTATTATAGTCATTTTAGAATCGACTGAAATGCAAGAAAATTCGCATTCGGTTAGCGCATGataatattaacattatttttatacTTAAATGCCAACGATAAAGTTTCCTATATTGTAAACATACGttatatattttcttatctGTGTATAATGAAATACTAGATTCTACATGGAAGAAAATATGCATATTTGGTGCCACGTCGTTCTGTTTTGGAAATATTGAATATAGATCAGGGTTTATTACAGGTTTATCACAGGTTTATCACAGGTTTGGTCGATTCAGTAATCATAGGTGTTAAAGTCAACCGTACAATCGCTCTTTACCTGAGGACTCGCTTGTGTTAGGTGATTCTGGAAAAGGGATAAACGAAGAGTTGTTAAAGACTGTTATTAAAGTAGGTTAGTTTATCACCAAGCCTTAGATAATTAGCTCATGCAAAAACAGTCGAAACATATCAAAACAgcaaataaatcaataaacaaaaaatctcaaaaatcgGCGATCTGTAAAGAACGTGTTATATAGGTTTGATAATTATATGACTTCGgtgtataaaaatgtgaaagataCAGTTTCCTGAAAGAGTAGGTATATTTGGCGCAACGATGTTCTGTTTTGATATCGTTAATGATCGATCGAGGTTAATTACACGTTTGTTTGACTAgatgacaggtgacctatagaTGATTTATGTCAACCAAACAAAGGCTCTTTACCTAAGATATTTTCACTGAAAGAACAACATGCTATGGAAAaaacattgttaaatatttatatctgCTTGATATATTGTACCgtttttccaaaaaaaggaATTTAATCTAAATGCAATAGCTATGTGTTTGCCTTCAATGTTCTGTCACTCCTATTAATATCGATATTTCATACATCTTTAATTGTCCTGTACAGATTCCAACTTGATTTAAACTCTTTTATATCTTATTATACTAAAAGCATGATCACGAGGGACAAACAATAAACGACGGACCTCTAATAATGTACCCACCAGTGGAAAGACAGTGTCCATCGTCCTTATTACAGATGTTGTCCGTACACTTGCCCGGACAATCAGCTCCACACACCACTCCGTACTTTCCAGGATAGCAATCTATATAGAGAACATATTGCTATGGTTAAATGCTGACAAATATCATAATCTTTTGTAATACAGTACAAGATATAGCGCTACAAGTTTGGTagataaaaaaacttaattataCTACTGTTACCGATTACCTAAGCAATGACCGGTTTCATGATGACATACGAAGTCTTTACACGTCACGGGACAAGCCAAGGAACATGTTTCACCAAAACTCCCTGTACCACAACCTATAGAAAAAGTAACGTTCAGATATAGGCTTTCATTCGATAAAATGGCGTTTGTTTTGTGGATAATTAAGACATTTCTAAAGTTGTAGAACAGCCAGTCTGTTAGGTTATACTTTTCTatattacataaaaacaaacGATTTGTTAATTTCTAGCTCAAACGAAAATAGTTTAGCAGAGtggatttcactttttttctgataaagCTCTTCGGAGGTAGCCTCGTGTCAAAACGACATACATAAATATAGAAAGGGAACATATACTGTCCTCCATAGGTCGTGATCTGAAAATTTAATTATTGAAAAGACAATATCAACGAATGGAAcacatgctacaggccaaatattatgACTATTGTCAGCCTTGTCAAA of Pecten maximus unplaced genomic scaffold, xPecMax1.1, whole genome shotgun sequence contains these proteins:
- the LOC117318811 gene encoding protein draper-like; translated protein: MLCEKSTGNCIDCFPGKYDPICEQNCPGNCKDMLCERDTGSCKECKPGFFEANCSKQCHCKDAGCNYMTGSCSPSGCLPGWRGNTCSESCGTGSFGETCSLACPVTCKDFVCHHETGHCLDCYPGKYGVVCGADCPGKCTDNICNKDDGHCLSTESPNTSESSVDSKMTIIAVLAVVCGLLVAALIALAICHLRKRQNRKKSIDEATEQSVPDTGYTSITHRPEETSHVYEMVVT